The sequence TCACCTGTTCTCCGCCACCTACCTGGTAACTCACGCCCGTTTCGTTATTGATCGCAATCACTTCAAAGGATGGGAGGTCTTCAGAATCATCTTTCTTATATGCTGTCAGGTTACAGGTTTCTACGCAGGTACTATTCATTGCCGCGTATATTGGCCCGATGGAATCCAGTGCAGCCTGCGCGAGTGCATTGGCGGCAGCCTGACTCACTGTTGATGAATACTGATCTCTTGGTATACTATAATAAACAGGATCTGCGGAGCCACTTGTACATTCTATGGTGTAATAGCCCCCTATGCTATCATTGCCATATACATGCAGACCACAACCGCTATTATAGTCAGCATAAGTTTGCTGTATACAACTGGTCACTGAATCTACCTTCTTTACATCTGTCACTTTCCAAAACTGGCTATATTCTGTAGCACTGGCTGCTAATACGCGTGAATTTTCATCAATCACCAATGATGTACCACTTGAAATAGGGTTTTCCAACATAGCGACCTCCCCTGCTGATACCGATAAGTTTCTTCTGCCAGACCTTGTCACCTTCATCGTTACCTCTGTGCCAGTGAAAGGAGCTCCATCTTTATCTACAAAATAAATAGCAGGATCTCCTCCGCTAATGGCATTGGCATCAACTGCATATAATCTGCTCAATGCAGGCCAGGTAGCAATTTCAGGTTCACAATCCGTACCACCCGTCTTCTGCCTGGTATAAACCAGTATTTCATCACCTGCAGAGAAATAGCTAACCACCATAGCTGAGTCCAATCCTGATATTATCTTCCCCTCCTTAATAGTTACATTATCTGCTGTAGCCCCGATATTCTTATAGGCCCCACTCATCCCATCATAAATCCAGCCTGCCGGTAAAGAGAAATTGTATATCGGGTCATTAAATTCATTCTGGGTACTGGTCAGTACTACGGAGCCAGACTCCCCATCATACAACATATTCCGTGTCACGACCCTGCTGCCTTTATCAATGGCCACAACACTATCCAATAGTCCATGACGATTGACTACTTTCATGGTACCTGCTACCCTGAAGATGACTTCTTCACGTTGTGCGATATTCAACAGACTCGGAATGATTGCCCAGAAAGTACCCGCCAAAAATCCATCACTATTAATATTCAGATTGAATGACTGTGTTACAGAACGTTGTTCTCTCATACTCATCATTAGCTCCACATCCTTACCTACTGTGGCGGCTGTATCGATCACACCTTCTGCACTGATCACCTTTACCGTATTGTTCAGGTGCTTAAACGTAGCTGTTGCATCATCCGTGTGGTAATGATAATGAGTAGAGGTGATTGCATTCGTTGAATCCGCTTCTCCAAATACTGACTGTGATTTAATCTTCCCATTCATATCATTCAACTCTACTTTAAATCCCTGGCTAACCGCCATGTAATGACGGGCATTGATGCGTAGCAAATTGGCCAGTGTGGGTTTAAACCTTTTCTTATTATCACCCAGCGGGGTCATGTCTGTAATAGTGGGAAAATCATAGCTGGTATAGAAACAGGTTTCTGAATAGCCATTAGCAGAGCGTTTCAGCTTTGTATTGATGGATCGTACCTTGACCCTGCTATATCCCACTGAGGGACCAGGGAAAAAGGTTTCGCCCAATGGTCTTTCTACATAACCCGAACTGACAGGCGCCAAAACAGCTGACTGCTGTTTATACTGAATAGGTAATCGCCATGGATTTTCTTCACCCCCAATGGTAGGTTCCCAGATGGCCACCCCACTACTAATCGTTAAGCTATCTTTAGTGGTCGTATAGGTATATTCCTGGCCATATACAGCTTGTTTCTGGCTGGTCATTGCATCCCAGTTATCATAGATACTGATCCGTTTTACACGAAGTCCACCTCCATATTTCTTATAATAAGGATTGGCCAGTCGTACAAAAGAGCGGGTAGTATCAAAGGTTTTTGCCCAACCTTTAATCCGGGCGCTTTTATCAAAACCCGTGATCATTTCGGTCAGGTTAGTGACCTGCGATAAGAGCATTTTTGCACCATCCAGAGGAGTGAGATCATCACTCGTCTCTGATCCGGGGTATGCTTTGGAAGAAAGGTTCAGGCGCAGGAACTGCATCGCTGCTTTTGCTAACGGACTATACCCCCCGCTGCTGACTTCGCCGGAGCTATTGATAGCCTGTAGTTTGAACCAGATGCTATTACCATCGTTAAAGGTTCCATAGTTGCCCGGATCAAGTGTGGCATAACAGTTTACATACTCACCCCCACTCCCGAATTTATCCGTTGGCATCTTTACAAACATTTTGAAAAACAGCGTATCCATGCCTTCGAGATAACGGGTATATACCTCTTCATCAGTTATGGCCTTTGGTACATTTACACCCACATACAGATGTTCATTACTGGTACTACTACTACTGTAAAGGTTTGTTGTCAGGTTTGCCTGGGAAGGAATACCTGTGTATACACCTGCCACATGAAACATCTGTGCTGCACGCCTGTTCTGTACATAGGCATAATCATCACTTTCATAATCTACTTTCATGGTGGCTCCGGATGGGAGTTTTATCCGATCCAGTGTCCAGGCGGCCATATTCTGAGCTGCCAGTGTACTATCCTGTAATGCGTATGGATATTCAGCATTATTCAGACTACCCGGGTTTTGTGCGGCATCTTTATAATTACCCCATCTGTCATAGTTCTTAGTGGCATATGTAGGATTGTTGCTATTATAGCCAAACACATATGCATTCTTATCTGCACGTTGATTACCATTGTAGGTGAACCAAACCTTTTCAAGTGTCAGTTTGCCTTTTGTTGGCTCACTTGCATTCACACCTTTACATAAAGAGTAACTATATTGAAAGTGAACTGTTTTTATTGCCAATGCTTTTGTACCATAACTCAGGAAATCTGATTTGGAGTACACCTTGATAGAGTCCAGTTTCTTGTGCTGGCCTATTGCCTGCAGGTTTCCATCCTCATCCATGCCCGGCATGTCTTCCCTGTTGCTCACCCAGAAGGTAGCTATCATATTTTTTGACTCTATGGAGTTGAGGTACCACAATTCTTTCTCACCATATACATAACTTCCTTTATCATCCCTGTTGTCGGTCAATAAATAGGGGTTATAGGTCGCCTTATTTGAATAAGGAGTACGCCATCTTTCCGGGTTGTTCTTATCTGCCACCTTCGAATAATTGAACTTGATGGCATCGCCCCTGTCATCGGGTGTAATGCCATCTCCGGTGAGATCTACATAATCCGGGCTCAGGATACCTGTAAGCAGGAAGGAATGAGGATATGCGGGCGTTTCTTCTTTACTGAGGTAGTTATCAATACCATTTCTGTTAGCAGTGGTATTGTCTTTTCCTGGAATGTAACCAACCAGCCCTTCAGCGATACTACCACTATCTGTATTCACAGAAAAAGAAACATCTTTTTGCAAAAAATTATATACTGGGATACCGTATATGTAACGGCGCCCATCAGCATTCAGTACATCGATCTCAGAGAAGTGATTGCTCTTCCTGAAAGTATTGACACGCTTTTCTCTTGCGATAGCACCATCCTCAATTTGGAAAGTATCTTTTGCAGGTGTGAGATATAGATTTGGTTTAGGAACAAACTGATTGGGTAATCCGGCATATTTCCATTGTAATTTCGCTACACCGCGCTCGTCTTTCTGGTAATACTCCATTTTGATAGTATACGTCTCACCAGCTACCAGGTTAAGTACAGCAGAATCCGCCTTACTATCAGGATGATCTGTCCACCTTTGAAACACGAGAGAATCATTTATGTATAACCTGATACCATCATCACTGCGTGTAGAAACAACATATCTACCGGTCACGTCTGTCTTTAATCTCCCGGTCCAGCGCACAGAAAAATTATGCCTGATCGTAGATATGCCTTCAGGCTTATTTACATTGATCTCTGTAAGGTTAGCAAAGTTCACCACAGTATCTGTTCTGCTAAAAAGGAAAGATTTAAAATTGCGTCCACTGTAGTAATCACCTCTTAAGCCCTGCATGCTATCTGTGAGGTCAGAAGGATAAGTAACATCGCAACTTTGCAGTGGGAAAGTATTTACCGCATAGTTGTCTATATATTGTGAAAGTCCTGCAGTCGTTGCTTCTTCAGCGGTGAGATAAGAAATGACCTGTGTACGTTTATCACGTTTCATTCTACCCGCCGTTTCACTGGTCACGGTTACAAAACTATCTTTTGAAAAAGCTTTGTATCTGTCCAGGATATTGAGGGCGTACATTCGTGCACTACTGCTACTAAGGTGTTGCAGACGGGTAGTGACTACTTCATCACCTCCAAGAGCATCATACCAATCTTTATCATTCACGGTTGTTTCTCCCGGGTTACGGAAATAAGCTGCTTCATATAAACCCGTTGAACTTTTAAAAGGAACTTCCAATGCCATATAGTTACGGGCTGTCCATGGATTTACTTCAGTGCTGGCACGTACCAGGTTGAAATCACCACCCCAATGGAAGGATTGCCCAAAACCCAGGTCCACATTTCCACTGGTAGAACCATCTTTGGTTTTCATTTGGTGATCATACACATAACCGATATCTCCCCTGTATGCACGGAACATACCACCTGTTCCTTCACCTGTAATAGAAAATACATCATAGGTATAAGCAGGAATACCAATAGTAGGTATAGCAGGCTTTTCCCTGTAGGGCATTTCCTTTTCTATATTATAATCCAGCAGGGAAGCGGGCTTTTCATTTGCATCCTGGTAATTGAGGTAACCAAATGCGGGCAGAGAGAGCGAAGTATCTTCATCTGCTATATATTGTTTGGAATGGCTATATTCCCCCTTTATAAATGGATGGTATGCAATAGTCGTAGTACCTATCTTCGCAGAAAAACTATAAGCAGAACCTGTATATGGCATCGTGATCGTAGGCATGTAAGCAGGTTTGGCAAATGAAATGCTGGTTCCGAATACACCCGATGATGAAGGGTTTCTATAGTTAGCATCTACTTTACTTTTCTGCATAACCTGGTATAAACGGGTACCTACTGATAGCTGCAGGTCTTTCAAACCAGCGCGCGTATTGTAGGAAGCTGAGACAGATGCCGAGGTGGATGCTGATTTTGACTCTAAATCACCATCCTTCGCGCTGACACTTTCAAAAAGGGAAACCCCGGCAGTGAGACCATCAGTGGAACTATTTGTCAATGACAACCCTCCTGATAACCCGGGGAACGTTTTGGAACCAGCATTCAACCCGGCGGAGAGGGAAGATTCAATACCATATCCCTTATAGTTATTATGTGTGAAACCTAGACCAAATGAAATGGTACCAATGGAACTATCACTTGACTGCGTCGTCTCTGAGGGTTTACCAAAGAGTTCATAACCTACCTCCAGGTTCACTCCCCATGTTTGTGTAGGCTTAATATATTGGACTTTACGAATACTATCTTTGCCATCAAAATCGTCAGGGATACCTCTCAGGTTACGTGTGATCGTACCTGGATTAATATTCCATCCAAGTCCTACCCAGCTGGGTTCCTGATCCATGGAGATACCGCTATTGTAACCAAGGGCAATCGGATATCCGCCTACATCCAGCAGGGGGATTGAATAAGAGAAATCTCCGGAGAACAGGTCGACCATATTGTCGCTGCTCACAGAGGTGAAGGCCTGCATTTCAGGTTGACCCGGTCCGCCTATCCTGGCAGTAGCAGTCGTCGACACATTATTGGTAACAGGCAGGAGGCCATTATTGGTACCTGGAGGGAGGGCCTTATAAGTACCAGGCGTAACAGCCTTATAAATAGCCGGCACTTTATGAATTGAGGGGTTGACAACCACTCCATTTATTCCTTTCATCGGAAAGCTTTTTGCAGCAGCCAATGAATAAGCAGGAATGACTGTTTGAATGTATAGTAGGGCCAGCATCGTAATGGCAAATGCCTTCTTCCCCTTTGCAGCTAAATCCAGTATCATATTTATTTAGATTTATTGCAGGCCTGGTGAGCCAACAAAAATGGTATAATCTTCATAGGCAGATGCTACTTTGAATTCGGCACCTGCTTTAAAAAAATAATTACGCTCATCGAACAGTCGCAGGTTCTTTTTCAATTCCCTGTAACCAGTAAAGGTGGCTTTTACAAAAGCATATTCCTCATATTTATCCGGCACATCTCCCTGTGATTGTTCATCCATCAATAAGGATGTGCGGATAATATATTCCATGGAAATCAGCCTTTGTGCAGCGGTATCCAGAGTGATATTAAGCTGCTTGCAGGTCCCCCCGGAGGGAAAACTGATAAGCACCTTCACCTGACTTTTATTCCTGCTAAATGAGCAGGTATTATTGTGAGCACTGTCCAGAAATGACAGCATCTGTTGCATGGGGTTCGTACCTACTTCACCTGGTGTACTGCTGGCGAGATACATCACCTTATCTT is a genomic window of Chitinophaga sp. LS1 containing:
- a CDS encoding DUF5977 domain-containing protein gives rise to the protein MILDLAAKGKKAFAITMLALLYIQTVIPAYSLAAAKSFPMKGINGVVVNPSIHKVPAIYKAVTPGTYKALPPGTNNGLLPVTNNVSTTATARIGGPGQPEMQAFTSVSSDNMVDLFSGDFSYSIPLLDVGGYPIALGYNSGISMDQEPSWVGLGWNINPGTITRNLRGIPDDFDGKDSIRKVQYIKPTQTWGVNLEVGYELFGKPSETTQSSDSSIGTISFGLGFTHNNYKGYGIESSLSAGLNAGSKTFPGLSGGLSLTNSSTDGLTAGVSLFESVSAKDGDLESKSASTSASVSASYNTRAGLKDLQLSVGTRLYQVMQKSKVDANYRNPSSSGVFGTSISFAKPAYMPTITMPYTGSAYSFSAKIGTTTIAYHPFIKGEYSHSKQYIADEDTSLSLPAFGYLNYQDANEKPASLLDYNIEKEMPYREKPAIPTIGIPAYTYDVFSITGEGTGGMFRAYRGDIGYVYDHQMKTKDGSTSGNVDLGFGQSFHWGGDFNLVRASTEVNPWTARNYMALEVPFKSSTGLYEAAYFRNPGETTVNDKDWYDALGGDEVVTTRLQHLSSSSARMYALNILDRYKAFSKDSFVTVTSETAGRMKRDKRTQVISYLTAEEATTAGLSQYIDNYAVNTFPLQSCDVTYPSDLTDSMQGLRGDYYSGRNFKSFLFSRTDTVVNFANLTEINVNKPEGISTIRHNFSVRWTGRLKTDVTGRYVVSTRSDDGIRLYINDSLVFQRWTDHPDSKADSAVLNLVAGETYTIKMEYYQKDERGVAKLQWKYAGLPNQFVPKPNLYLTPAKDTFQIEDGAIAREKRVNTFRKSNHFSEIDVLNADGRRYIYGIPVYNFLQKDVSFSVNTDSGSIAEGLVGYIPGKDNTTANRNGIDNYLSKEETPAYPHSFLLTGILSPDYVDLTGDGITPDDRGDAIKFNYSKVADKNNPERWRTPYSNKATYNPYLLTDNRDDKGSYVYGEKELWYLNSIESKNMIATFWVSNREDMPGMDEDGNLQAIGQHKKLDSIKVYSKSDFLSYGTKALAIKTVHFQYSYSLCKGVNASEPTKGKLTLEKVWFTYNGNQRADKNAYVFGYNSNNPTYATKNYDRWGNYKDAAQNPGSLNNAEYPYALQDSTLAAQNMAAWTLDRIKLPSGATMKVDYESDDYAYVQNRRAAQMFHVAGVYTGIPSQANLTTNLYSSSSTSNEHLYVGVNVPKAITDEEVYTRYLEGMDTLFFKMFVKMPTDKFGSGGEYVNCYATLDPGNYGTFNDGNSIWFKLQAINSSGEVSSGGYSPLAKAAMQFLRLNLSSKAYPGSETSDDLTPLDGAKMLLSQVTNLTEMITGFDKSARIKGWAKTFDTTRSFVRLANPYYKKYGGGLRVKRISIYDNWDAMTSQKQAVYGQEYTYTTTKDSLTISSGVAIWEPTIGGEENPWRLPIQYKQQSAVLAPVSSGYVERPLGETFFPGPSVGYSRVKVRSINTKLKRSANGYSETCFYTSYDFPTITDMTPLGDNKKRFKPTLANLLRINARHYMAVSQGFKVELNDMNGKIKSQSVFGEADSTNAITSTHYHYHTDDATATFKHLNNTVKVISAEGVIDTAATVGKDVELMMSMREQRSVTQSFNLNINSDGFLAGTFWAIIPSLLNIAQREEVIFRVAGTMKVVNRHGLLDSVVAIDKGSRVVTRNMLYDGESGSVVLTSTQNEFNDPIYNFSLPAGWIYDGMSGAYKNIGATADNVTIKEGKIISGLDSAMVVSYFSAGDEILVYTRQKTGGTDCEPEIATWPALSRLYAVDANAISGGDPAIYFVDKDGAPFTGTEVTMKVTRSGRRNLSVSAGEVAMLENPISSGTSLVIDENSRVLAASATEYSQFWKVTDVKKVDSVTSCIQQTYADYNSGCGLHVYGNDSIGGYYTIECTSGSADPVYYSIPRDQYSSTVSQAAANALAQAALDSIGPIYAAMNSTCVETCNLTAYKKDDSEDLPSFEVIAINNETGVSYQVGGGEQVTQFPVCKAIPEGSYTVRMAAMETCYAYSADSTEYELSDDTYQTFQSSTPINVLLSRNKRKYNTSFSVSVSKNDCDSGYVGSSVSVTIAAGLYYSYVSVADANNKAAAAVDTSSLQTQANNSGTCLDATHLIVKAKDGYSPSPVEVTYATDAGFSNTVQLFAMVDSIYTTISSAMWNITFNPQTTSYTYHISINGGDTQTFTTATTYHISGPPLTIEIW